The segment ACATCGCATTGAGATCGGCGGCGCGCTCCGCATCGGTGCCCGCCAGATAGCCATGGCGCGCGGCAACGAACCGGCCCGGTTTGGGGACAAGCCCCATGGCGCGGATCGTGTCCTGCACCAGCGCCAGATCGAACGCATCGTCGGTAAAGCCCGCCGGTTCGACCAGCCCGACAACATCGCCGGCGTGCAGTCGGGGCGGTTTGCGCAGCGTTGGCCGCGGCGCGGCCCCCGCCGGGCGCGTCGCAAGCGTTGCGGCAACGGCGCCCATCGCGCCAAGGGCGGTTCTTCTATCGAGCATTTTGAAGGTCATAACAGCATCGACGGGACGCATATAGCGCTATCCATCGTCCGCGGGGCCGGATAGCCTGCCGCGCGCAATCGACTGATGCGGCAACGGACAGGGGAGACGGGGATGACGGATCGCGACAACGACAAAACGGCCTCGATCGATCGGCGGACGATGATCAAGGCGGGCGGCGCGGCCGCCGCGCTGCTCGCGCCCGGGGTGGCGCAGGCGGCCTCCGTCAATGCCGACCGCGCCGCCGTGCTGGCCGCGATTGACGCGCATCAGGATGCGGCGGTGCAGCGGCTGGCCGATTGGATCAAGCTGCCCTCGATCGCCGCCGAACAGCGCAATATCGATGAGGGCGTCGCGCATATGATCGCGCTCGCGCGCGATGCGGGGTTCCAGTCGGCCAAAGCGATCCCCACCGGCGGCGTGCCCTCGGTGTTCGCTACGCTCGACGCCGGTGCAAAGCACTGGATCGGCGTCTATTTCATGTACGACGTCAAGCAGTTCGATCCGGCCGAATGGAGCTCGCCCCCGCTCGAGGCGCGGCTTGTTGATCGGCCCGGCCTTGGCCAGGTGATGGTCGGGCGCGGCGCGGTCAATCAGAAGGGCCCCGAAATGGCCTTTCTCGCGGCGGTGCGCGCGTTCAAGGACAGCGGCAGGGAGCTGCCGGTCAACATCGCGCTCATCGCGGAAGGGGAGGAAGAGATCGCCTCGCCCAATTTCCCCAAGGCGATCAGCCATCCCGATGTGCTTGCGACGATGGAACGCTGCATCGGCGTGTTCATTCCCTCGGCCAGCCAGTCGCCCGAGGGCACGAGCACGCTGACATTGGGCGCCAAGGGCGCGGTCGAGCTCGAGCTGATCTCGAGCGGCGAACGCTGGGGGCGCGGCCCCACCAAGGATATCCATTCCAGCAACTATGCCCGGGTCGACAGCCCCGCCTGGCGGCTGGTTCAGGCGCTCGATACGCTGATGAAGCCCGATGGGCACACCATCGCGGTCGAGGGCTGGTACGACAATGTCCAGCCGCTGTCGCCGCGTGAAAAGGCACTGATCGCCGAAACCGCGAAGCGGACGAGCGAGGACGAGGTGAAGAAGCAACTGGGCGTCAGCCGCTGGATCAACGACGAGCCCTGGCAGCAGGCGCTCGAACGCCTCGCCTCGCAGCCGACGATCAACATCCAGGGGCTCGTCGCGGGCTATACCGGCCCCGGCGGCAAGACGATCCTGCCGCACCGCGCGGCCGCGAAGATGGAATTTCGCCTGCCCCCCGCGATGACCAAGGAAGAGGCGATCGCCAAGTTCACCGCGCATCTGAAGAAACATGGCTTCGAGGATCTGGAAGTGAAGGTGACGGGCGGGTACGGCCCCACCAGCACGCGCGAGGACAGCGCGCTCGTCCGCGCCGAAAAGGCGGTGATGGAACGGCTGGGCGTGCCCTATACGATCATCCCGCGCAGCGCGGGATCGTGGCCCGGCGTGGTCTTTTCGGGTCCGCCGCTCAACTTGCCCGCCGCGCAATGGGGCATGGGCCATGGCAGCGGCGCGCACGGGCCCGACGAATATTTCCTGATCAAGAGTTCCAACCCCAAGGTGATGGGCATGGCCGGCGCCAGCAAGGCCTATGCCGAACTCCTCTACGAACTCGCCAATCAGGCCTCGATCCGCGCCTGACGCATACCTCCCGTCGCCGTGTCATGCGGCGACGGGGGGCACTGAAAATTCCAAAGAAAATAGCGAAAAAACAACGAGGGAGAGGCACAATGCCCGACAATATCGAGCGTATCCGCGAGTTTTGCGATGTCTGGTCGTCGCTGGATGCCGACCGGATCGTCGCGTTCATGACCGAGGATTGTTTCTATCACAACATCCCGATCGCGCCCGTGACGGGGCATGCCGCGATCCGCGCGTTCCTCAGCGAATTCCTCAAAATGGCGGATGCGTGCGAATTCGTCGTCCACGCCATCGGCGAAACCGCAGACGGCGCGGTGATGACCGAGCGGGTCGATCGCTTCCGCGCCAACGGCCAATGGATCGATCTGCGCGTGATGGGGATATTCGAGCTGCGCGACGGGCTGATTTCCAGCTGGCGCGATTATTATGATCAGGCGGAAATGGAGCGCCAGCTCGCACAGGTCGTCGCCTAGGACGGCCTGCCCCTGTGCGGACGGGCGGCATCGCGCGCCCGCACAGAAAAGGGGTCAATGCCCGGCGCTGCTCGGTTCGCCCTCCGCAAGCGCGGTGCCCGCGGTCTCGGGAATGGCGAAATAGATGAGCGGCAGCCCCAGAAAGCCGACCAGCCCCAGCCATTGCCCCGCCGCCGCGACCGATCCGGCCTGCACCGATACCCAGCCGAACA is part of the Sphingomonas sp. C3-2 genome and harbors:
- a CDS encoding M20/M25/M40 family metallo-hydrolase — protein: MTDRDNDKTASIDRRTMIKAGGAAAALLAPGVAQAASVNADRAAVLAAIDAHQDAAVQRLADWIKLPSIAAEQRNIDEGVAHMIALARDAGFQSAKAIPTGGVPSVFATLDAGAKHWIGVYFMYDVKQFDPAEWSSPPLEARLVDRPGLGQVMVGRGAVNQKGPEMAFLAAVRAFKDSGRELPVNIALIAEGEEEIASPNFPKAISHPDVLATMERCIGVFIPSASQSPEGTSTLTLGAKGAVELELISSGERWGRGPTKDIHSSNYARVDSPAWRLVQALDTLMKPDGHTIAVEGWYDNVQPLSPREKALIAETAKRTSEDEVKKQLGVSRWINDEPWQQALERLASQPTINIQGLVAGYTGPGGKTILPHRAAAKMEFRLPPAMTKEEAIAKFTAHLKKHGFEDLEVKVTGGYGPTSTREDSALVRAEKAVMERLGVPYTIIPRSAGSWPGVVFSGPPLNLPAAQWGMGHGSGAHGPDEYFLIKSSNPKVMGMAGASKAYAELLYELANQASIRA
- a CDS encoding limonene-1,2-epoxide hydrolase family protein translates to MPDNIERIREFCDVWSSLDADRIVAFMTEDCFYHNIPIAPVTGHAAIRAFLSEFLKMADACEFVVHAIGETADGAVMTERVDRFRANGQWIDLRVMGIFELRDGLISSWRDYYDQAEMERQLAQVVA